The genomic window CATAGTAAACTTCGAAGCCAAATCGCCGAAGAATGTCGACGTTTGCTTCATTATGGTCAAGAATGACCGGTTTGACACCAGCTGAGATGAGAAGCCTTCCAAGATCGGTGCCAAGACGGCCAAAGCCTGCCAGAATGACAGATCGGCCGCCATGCTGTATATCGTCAGCCGGCCTTTCTGCACCGGTCTCCTGCAGGCGTGGTGCAATCAGCCGGTCATGCAGCAAAAAGAGCAGAGGTGCAAGAAACATGGATATGGCCACTACGGAGATAAGGGTTTCTGTCAGCGACTGTGGCAACACCCCATTGATTCTGGCGAACGAGAAAAGAACAAATGCAAATTCTCCTCCCTGCGCTAGTGCAAGGGCAAAGAGCAGTCGTTCATTACCTGGCATTTTAAATGCCTTCGCAATGGCAAACAATATTAGGGCTTTGATGAGTATTAGCCCGGTAACCAGTCCACCGATCTGCCATAATTGTTGAATGATCAGAGTGAAATTAAGGCTGGCACCAATCGAAATGAAGAATATACCTAGCAGAAGCCCCTTGAAAGGCTCGATATCGCTTTCCAGTTCGTGTCGGTATTCACTATCTGCAAGCACCACACCGGCAATAAAGGTGCCCAGTGCCGGTGATAGTCCAACTGCAGTCATCAGCAGGGAGATGCTGATAACCAGTGCAAGGGCTGCCGCAACGAAGACTTCCCGAATACGGCTGGCGGCAATAGCGCGAAAAATCGGTCTGCTGCCATATTTACCAACAACATAGATTAAGCCGAATGCCAAAAGCACCACGATGAGGCGTAGGTAAGCAGGAAACGTGGTGATGTCAAAAAATCCACCACCGTGGTGCGTATCGGTGTGAACCACCGCTGCTGCCAAGAGGGGCAGGATGGCCAGCATGGGAATGAAGGCCAGATCCTGAAACAAGAGCACAGAGAAAATCGATTTACCTGGCGATGTGTTCATCAGCCCTTTTTCGCGCAAGGTCTGAAGGACAATTGCGGTAGAGGAAAGCGCAAGAATGAGACCAACGGCAACGGCCTGCTGCCAGGGCAGGAAAAATGCACAAGCGAGACCGATCGCTACAAAGGTAAGCATTACCTGGCTGCCTCCCATGCCCAGTATCGGTGTGCGCATCTGCCAGAGCAGGGAGGGTTTGAGTTCCAGGCCGACTAAAAAGAGCATCATAACCACCCCGAATTCCGTAAAGTGCATCACCGTCTCGATATCGTCAATGAGTGACAGGCCGAATGGGCCAATCACAATTCCGGCGATCAGATAGCCGAGAACAGAACCCAGTTTGCATTTGCGTGCCAGCGGAACAGCGATAACCGCAGCGCCCAGAAATATAAGTAGCTTTAGTAAAAACTCTTCCATAGCTACACCTCATTGATAATTGATTTCAGTTCGTGGTTCAGTAGTTCGCAATCACGTGCCTTTGCAAGGTCCATTCGATTGTCACGCAAGGCAATGAGCGTTTTGCGGTAATCCTCCGCATGGCGGGTGCATTCTTCTTTCGGAAGCCCCTGGTGGATGCCGAGAACCGCAAAAGGTGGCAGCCATTCCATCTGACAGAGGTTGGCCGTTGCTCGGAACGGTGTAGTGAGTTCCTTGATAGTAAACATATTTAGGCCGTCGGTTCGATAGTTGCTTAAATCACCTCCTGCTGTCAGGGCCTGAAAAGTGATCTTGCCCGCGAGAACTGTGCCGGCTGCACCATAAGCCCAGGCGTGTTCGAGAACCAGGTCAAACCATTCCTTGATGATGGCCGGTGTCGAATACCAATAAAAAGGGTGTTGAAAGACAATAATATCGTGGCCTTCACAAAGTTTCTGCTCGTGGGAAACATCGATGAGAAAATCGGGATAGCTCGCATAGAGGTCGTGGAAGGTAATCCCCTCAAGGTTTTCCGCTGCCTTTCTCAGAGCAGCATTGATTGTTGAGCGTTTGAAGGCCGGATGGCCAAAGAGAATTAAGATCTTTTTCATTACTTTTCCTGTATTGGATGGCACAACAGATCACGTAGATGCTTAAGGCGGTCCCATCCATTAGCAGTGTTATC from Desulfobacterales bacterium includes these protein-coding regions:
- a CDS encoding monovalent cation:proton antiporter-2 (CPA2) family protein, with the translated sequence MEEFLLKLLIFLGAAVIAVPLARKCKLGSVLGYLIAGIVIGPFGLSLIDDIETVMHFTEFGVVMMLFLVGLELKPSLLWQMRTPILGMGGSQVMLTFVAIGLACAFFLPWQQAVAVGLILALSSTAIVLQTLREKGLMNTSPGKSIFSVLLFQDLAFIPMLAILPLLAAAVVHTDTHHGGGFFDITTFPAYLRLIVVLLAFGLIYVVGKYGSRPIFRAIAASRIREVFVAAALALVISISLLMTAVGLSPALGTFIAGVVLADSEYRHELESDIEPFKGLLLGIFFISIGASLNFTLIIQQLWQIGGLVTGLILIKALILFAIAKAFKMPGNERLLFALALAQGGEFAFVLFSFARINGVLPQSLTETLISVVAISMFLAPLLFLLHDRLIAPRLQETGAERPADDIQHGGRSVILAGFGRLGTDLGRLLISAGVKPVILDHNEANVDILRRFGFEVYYGDATRLDLLESAGAAEAELIIITLGDHEKSMELVKLVQKHYPQLKIAVNAVDRGAAFEFMDLGVTTIRRETFGSALALGQDALQLLGFDPYEAYKIRRLFRKKDKDTMPELYRIHREDEDKYISMYQQHNADLTELMNKDREIDMEELDKAWTAANPET
- a CDS encoding NAD(P)H-dependent oxidoreductase: MKKILILFGHPAFKRSTINAALRKAAENLEGITFHDLYASYPDFLIDVSHEQKLCEGHDIIVFQHPFYWYSTPAIIKEWFDLVLEHAWAYGAAGTVLAGKITFQALTAGGDLSNYRTDGLNMFTIKELTTPFRATANLCQMEWLPPFAVLGIHQGLPKEECTRHAEDYRKTLIALRDNRMDLAKARDCELLNHELKSIINEV